In a single window of the Solea solea chromosome 14, fSolSol10.1, whole genome shotgun sequence genome:
- the LOC131472379 gene encoding protocadherin alpha-C2-like isoform X2, producing the protein MMKRGIIQLSWGRYVSIFIFLSATMNTVSAVTHYSVPEEMEEGSVVANLAADLRLDVKTLRERKMRIDVVANKKYLDINKDTGELFILERIDRELLCPLKTTTSCFLKLDATIENPIRMFNIEVEIMDINDNAPHFRRGTMHLDISESSPIGERFSLNNAADPDVGANSVKNYHLSLSEYFTIEIQTGRDGTKFADLILKKALDREQQGVHNLILTAVDGGVPTRTGTASIIVRVLDVNDNAPSFDKDKYVVRVMENSPIGSLVIKLNATDLDEGSNSDIVYSYSLYTSEKTQNMFNLNPENGEIRVKEMINYEDIKLYEMEVIASDKGQNSLSGQCKLTIQVTDMNDNHPEISIKSFHSPIKENEPVDTVIAVVSVSDKDSGDNGIVDVHIPDNMPFKLRESSDNYYELVVSEPLDREKVPEYDITFTVTDRGSPPLSDNETMTLELLDVNDNVPQFPLSFYTIRVMENNAPGALLSSLTAFDPDLHENQYLVYFILEKEIANTSMSMLFSINPENGNLYALKTFDYEIEKEFLFHIEARDSGSPPLSSNVTVHVIIVDQNDNAPVIVSPWRAHGSVVEEKIPRSTDKGSLVAKVIALDTDSVHNSRITYQFLQVTDATLFSLDQYNGEIRTMRMFSYKDPRHQRMVVVAKDNGEPALSATVTIKLSTMETAVKAYSDMTEVPLEYDIFSDLNLYLVIGLGSVSFLLLITILVTIVLKCQTPKSSKAAPPSRNSVISERNSTIADSTLVSNDAYWYSLFLAETRKGKMVVRQPVPKGSRYIVSSIPRGTGISDTSDSAASTLQASTTSSSSSK; encoded by the exons ATGATGAAGCGTGGGATCATACAGTTGTCCTGGGGACGGTACGtttccatatttatttttctttctgccaCAATGAACACAGTTTCCGCCGTCACCCATTATTCTGTTCCCGAAGAAATGGAGGAAGGATCTGTCGTCGCGAATTTAGCAGCTGATTTGAGATTAGACGTGAAGACGCTACGTGAAAGAAAAATGCGAATAGACGTTGTAGCCAACAAAAAATATCTGGACATCAACAAGGACACGGGAGAGCTGTTTATATTGGAAAGGATAGATAGGGAATTGTTATGTCCACTGAAAACAACCACGTCGTGCTTTCTTAAATTAGACGCAACGATTGAAAATCCGATACGGATGTTCAATATTGAGGTTGAAATCATGGACATTAATGATAACGCTCCTCATTTCCGACGAGGGACGATGCACCTGGACATCTCTGAGTCAAGCCCCATCGGAGAGAGATTCTCACTGAATAACGCTGCGGATCCAGATGTTGGAGCAAACTCCGTGAAAAATTATCACCTGAGCTTAAGTGAATATTTCACCATTGAAATTCAGACAGGGAGAGATGGGACTAAGTTTGCTGATTTGATACTTAAAAAAGCTTtagacagagagcagcagggAGTTCATAATTTAATCCTGACTGCTGTGGACGGTGGAGTCCCCACGCGCACAGGTACAGCCAGCATCATTGTTCGTGTGCTTGATGTGAATGACAACGCCCCTTCATTTGACAAAGACAAATATGTCGTACGTGTGATGGAAAACTCCCCAATTGGAAGTCTAGTAATCAAACTAAACGCTACTGATTTAGATGAAGGATCTAATTCTGATATTGTTTATTCATATAGTTTGTATAcatcagagaaaacacaaaatatgtttAACCTCAATCCAGAAAATGGTGAAATTAGAGTAAAGGAGATGATTAATTATGAGGATATTAAACTGTATGAAATGGAGGTTATTGCCAGTGATAAAGGACAAAATTCTTTATCTGGTCAATGTAAACTGACAATACAAGTGACAGATATGAACGATAATCATCCAGAGATTTCCATCAAATCATTTCATAGTCCAATCAAAGAAAATGAACCAGTAGACACAGTGATAGCTGTAGTtagtgtcagtgataaagactCAGGTGACAATGGAATAGTTGATGTTCATATTCCAGATAATATGCCTTTCAAACTGAGAGAATCCTCTGATAACTATTATGAATTAGTGGTGTCAGAGCCCTTAGACCGAGAGAAGGTTCCAGAATATGACATCACTTTCACTGTTACAGACAGAGGCTCTCCTCCTTTATCTGACAATGAAACTATGACTTTAGAGTTGCTGGATGTTAATGACAATGTCCCACAGTTCCCTCTGTCATTTTATACTATACGTGTGATGGAGAATAACGCACCTGGGGCCTTGCTCAGTTCACTCACTGCCTTTGACCCTGACCTCCATGAAAACCAGTATCTAGTTTACTTCATCCTGGAGAAGGAGATAGCCAACACCTCCATGTCCATGTTGTTCTCCATCAATCCAGAGAACGGTAATCTTTACGCACTGAAAACTTTTGACTATGAGATCGAGAAGGAGTTTCTTTTCCACATCGAGGCCAGAGACTCTGGCTCTCCTCCACTCAGCAGTAACGTGACTGTACACGTCATTATCGTGGACCAGAATGACAACGCACCGGTTATTGTCTCTCCGTGGCGCGCGCACGGCTCAGTGGTAGAGGAAAAGATCCCAAGATCCACTGATAAAGGATCACTGGTTGCCAAAGTGATCGCCTTAGACACAGACTCCGTGCACAACTCTCGGATTACCTACCAGTTTCTACAGGTGACTGACGCCACCTTGTTCAGTCTGGACCAATATAACGGAGAGATCCGGACCATGAGAATGTTCAGTTACAAAGATCCACGCCACCAGAGAATGGTTGTTGTTGCCAAGGACAACGGGGAGCCTGCTCTCTCTGCTACAGTCACCATCAAACTGTCCACAATGGAGACTGCAGTTAAGGCCTACTCTGACATGACTGAGGTGCCTCTGGAGTATGACATCTTCTCAGACCTGAACCTGTATTTGGTGATCGGTCTGGGTTCTGTGTCATTTCTCCTGCTGATCACCATATTGGTCACCATCGTGCTCAAGTGTCAGACACCTAAGAGCAGCAAAGCAGCTCCTCCCAGCAGGAACAGTGTGATCAGTGAGAGGAACTCCACCATCGCAGATTCCACTCTGGTGTCCAACGATGCCTACTGGTACAGTCTGTTTCTAGCAGAGACCAGGAAAGGAAAGATGGTGGTCAGACAGCCGGTGCCAAAGGGCTCGAGATACATCGTGTCCAGTATCCCAAGAGGAACAGGAATATCAGATACTAGTGACTCAGCAGCTTCTACTCTGCAG GCATCCACCACCAGCAGTAGCAGTTCAAAATAA
- the LOC131472379 gene encoding protocadherin alpha-C2-like isoform X4 has protein sequence MMKRGIIQLSWGRYVSIFIFLSATMNTVSAVTHYSVPEEMEEGSVVANLAADLRLDVKTLRERKMRIDVVANKKYLDINKDTGELFILERIDRELLCPLKTTTSCFLKLDATIENPIRMFNIEVEIMDINDNAPHFRRGTMHLDISESSPIGERFSLNNAADPDVGANSVKNYHLSLSEYFTIEIQTGRDGTKFADLILKKALDREQQGVHNLILTAVDGGVPTRTGTASIIVRVLDVNDNAPSFDKDKYVVRVMENSPIGSLVIKLNATDLDEGSNSDIVYSYSLYTSEKTQNMFNLNPENGEIRVKEMINYEDIKLYEMEVIASDKGQNSLSGQCKLTIQVTDMNDNHPEISIKSFHSPIKENEPVDTVIAVVSVSDKDSGDNGIVDVHIPDNMPFKLRESSDNYYELVVSEPLDREKVPEYDITFTVTDRGSPPLSDNETMTLELLDVNDNVPQFPLSFYTIRVMENNAPGALLSSLTAFDPDLHENQYLVYFILEKEIANTSMSMLFSINPENGNLYALKTFDYEIEKEFLFHIEARDSGSPPLSSNVTVHVIIVDQNDNAPVIVSPWRAHGSVVEEKIPRSTDKGSLVAKVIALDTDSVHNSRITYQFLQVTDATLFSLDQYNGEIRTMRMFSYKDPRHQRMVVVAKDNGEPALSATVTIKLSTMETAVKAYSDMTEVPLEYDIFSDLNLYLVIGLGSVSFLLLITILVTIVLKCQTPKSSKAAPPSRNSVISERNSTIADSTLVSNDAYWYSLFLAETRKGKMVVRQPVPKGSRYIVSSIPRGTGISDTSDSAASTLQYPK, from the exons ATGATGAAGCGTGGGATCATACAGTTGTCCTGGGGACGGTACGtttccatatttatttttctttctgccaCAATGAACACAGTTTCCGCCGTCACCCATTATTCTGTTCCCGAAGAAATGGAGGAAGGATCTGTCGTCGCGAATTTAGCAGCTGATTTGAGATTAGACGTGAAGACGCTACGTGAAAGAAAAATGCGAATAGACGTTGTAGCCAACAAAAAATATCTGGACATCAACAAGGACACGGGAGAGCTGTTTATATTGGAAAGGATAGATAGGGAATTGTTATGTCCACTGAAAACAACCACGTCGTGCTTTCTTAAATTAGACGCAACGATTGAAAATCCGATACGGATGTTCAATATTGAGGTTGAAATCATGGACATTAATGATAACGCTCCTCATTTCCGACGAGGGACGATGCACCTGGACATCTCTGAGTCAAGCCCCATCGGAGAGAGATTCTCACTGAATAACGCTGCGGATCCAGATGTTGGAGCAAACTCCGTGAAAAATTATCACCTGAGCTTAAGTGAATATTTCACCATTGAAATTCAGACAGGGAGAGATGGGACTAAGTTTGCTGATTTGATACTTAAAAAAGCTTtagacagagagcagcagggAGTTCATAATTTAATCCTGACTGCTGTGGACGGTGGAGTCCCCACGCGCACAGGTACAGCCAGCATCATTGTTCGTGTGCTTGATGTGAATGACAACGCCCCTTCATTTGACAAAGACAAATATGTCGTACGTGTGATGGAAAACTCCCCAATTGGAAGTCTAGTAATCAAACTAAACGCTACTGATTTAGATGAAGGATCTAATTCTGATATTGTTTATTCATATAGTTTGTATAcatcagagaaaacacaaaatatgtttAACCTCAATCCAGAAAATGGTGAAATTAGAGTAAAGGAGATGATTAATTATGAGGATATTAAACTGTATGAAATGGAGGTTATTGCCAGTGATAAAGGACAAAATTCTTTATCTGGTCAATGTAAACTGACAATACAAGTGACAGATATGAACGATAATCATCCAGAGATTTCCATCAAATCATTTCATAGTCCAATCAAAGAAAATGAACCAGTAGACACAGTGATAGCTGTAGTtagtgtcagtgataaagactCAGGTGACAATGGAATAGTTGATGTTCATATTCCAGATAATATGCCTTTCAAACTGAGAGAATCCTCTGATAACTATTATGAATTAGTGGTGTCAGAGCCCTTAGACCGAGAGAAGGTTCCAGAATATGACATCACTTTCACTGTTACAGACAGAGGCTCTCCTCCTTTATCTGACAATGAAACTATGACTTTAGAGTTGCTGGATGTTAATGACAATGTCCCACAGTTCCCTCTGTCATTTTATACTATACGTGTGATGGAGAATAACGCACCTGGGGCCTTGCTCAGTTCACTCACTGCCTTTGACCCTGACCTCCATGAAAACCAGTATCTAGTTTACTTCATCCTGGAGAAGGAGATAGCCAACACCTCCATGTCCATGTTGTTCTCCATCAATCCAGAGAACGGTAATCTTTACGCACTGAAAACTTTTGACTATGAGATCGAGAAGGAGTTTCTTTTCCACATCGAGGCCAGAGACTCTGGCTCTCCTCCACTCAGCAGTAACGTGACTGTACACGTCATTATCGTGGACCAGAATGACAACGCACCGGTTATTGTCTCTCCGTGGCGCGCGCACGGCTCAGTGGTAGAGGAAAAGATCCCAAGATCCACTGATAAAGGATCACTGGTTGCCAAAGTGATCGCCTTAGACACAGACTCCGTGCACAACTCTCGGATTACCTACCAGTTTCTACAGGTGACTGACGCCACCTTGTTCAGTCTGGACCAATATAACGGAGAGATCCGGACCATGAGAATGTTCAGTTACAAAGATCCACGCCACCAGAGAATGGTTGTTGTTGCCAAGGACAACGGGGAGCCTGCTCTCTCTGCTACAGTCACCATCAAACTGTCCACAATGGAGACTGCAGTTAAGGCCTACTCTGACATGACTGAGGTGCCTCTGGAGTATGACATCTTCTCAGACCTGAACCTGTATTTGGTGATCGGTCTGGGTTCTGTGTCATTTCTCCTGCTGATCACCATATTGGTCACCATCGTGCTCAAGTGTCAGACACCTAAGAGCAGCAAAGCAGCTCCTCCCAGCAGGAACAGTGTGATCAGTGAGAGGAACTCCACCATCGCAGATTCCACTCTGGTGTCCAACGATGCCTACTGGTACAGTCTGTTTCTAGCAGAGACCAGGAAAGGAAAGATGGTGGTCAGACAGCCGGTGCCAAAGGGCTCGAGATACATCGTGTCCAGTATCCCAAGAGGAACAGGAATATCAGATACTAGTGACTCAGCAGCTTCTACTCTGCAG TATCCTAAATGA
- the LOC131472379 gene encoding protocadherin alpha-C2-like isoform X3: MLFNITMESCKRYVLLVFLVVFSFIRNGSTSVNHYSIPEEMKEGSVVANLATDLGLDVKTLNQRKMRLDIIANKKYLDVNKETGELYVVEKIDREYICPTKSSASCYVKLEVTLENPLRIFNIEVEILDMNDNAPQFRRDAIHLDISEATPKGERFSLSNAVDPDVGSNSVKTYHLSESEHFNIEVQTGRDGSKFAEFILKKTLDREQQAVHNLILTAVDGGTPARSGTVSIVVHVLDTNDNSPVFEKLGLNVNILENSPIGSLVIHLNATDLDEGSNSDITYSFSLYTSEKTQETFNLNPSTGEITVKGVLNYEDFRIYDMEVIATDHGDNSLSAQCTIKILVEDMNDNHPEISIKSFRSPVNENIELDTVIAVVSVSDKDSGDNGVVDVHIPDNMPFKLRESSDNYYELVVSEPLDREKVPEYDITFTVTDRGSSPLSDNETMTLELLDVNDNVPQFPLSFYTIRVMENNAPGALLSSLTAFDPDLHENQYLVYFILEKEIANTSMSMLFSINPENGNLYALKTFDYEIEKEFLFHIEARDSGSPPLSSNVTVHIIIVDQNDNAPVIVSPWRAHGSVVEEKIPRSTDKGSLVAKVIALDTDSVLNSRITYQFLQVTDATLFSLDQYNGEIRTMRMFSYKDPRHQRMVVVAKDNGQPALSATVTIKLSTMETAVKAYSDMTEVPLEYDIFSDLNLYLVIGLGSVSFLLLITVLVTIVLKCQKPKSSKAAPPSRNSVISERNSTIADSTLVSNDAYWYSLFLAETRKGKMVVRQPVPKGSRYIVSSIPRGTGISDTSDSAASTLQYPK, from the exons ATGCTGTTTAATATAACAATGGAGTCTTGCAAAAGGTACGTGCTGCTCGTTTTCCtcgttgttttttctttcattcgtAACGGATCGACATCGGTGAATCATTACTCAATACCCGAGGAAATGAAAGAAGGATCCGTTGTAGCAAACCTCGCTACTGATCTCGGACTGgatgtaaaaacactgaatcaGAGGAAGATGCGTCTTGACATCATTGCAAATAAGAAATATCTGGATGTGAACAAAGAGACTGGTGAACTGTATGTTGTTGAAAAGATAGATAGGGAATATATTTGCCCTACAAAATCGTCAGCATCATGTTACGTAAAACTGGAAGTGACACTGGAAAACCCTCTGCGAATATTTAACATTGAGGTAGAAATTTTGGATATGAACGACAACGCCCCACAATTTCGAAGAGACGCGATACACTTGGACATTTCCGAAGCGACACCGAAAGGAGAGAGATTCTCTCTCAGCAATGCAGTTGATCCTGATGTCGGAAGCAACTCAGTGAAAACATATCATCTGAGTgaaagtgaacattttaatattgAAGTTCAGACAGGAAGAGATGGGTCGAAATTTGCTGAATTCATCTTAAAAAAGACCTTAGACCGCGAGCAGCAGGCTGTTCATAATTTAATACTCACTGCCGTAGATGGGGGCACACCTGCTCGTTCAGGCACCGTCAGCATTGTTGTTCATGTTTTGGATACAAATGACAACTCTCCCGTATTTGAAAAGTTGGGGTTGAACGTAAACATATTGGAAAATTCTCCCATAGGAAGTCTTGTTATCCATTTAAATGCAACAGACTTAGATGAAGGATCAAATTCTGACATAACGTACTCCTTTAGTTTATACACGTCAGAGAAAACGCAGGAAACGTTTAATCTGAATCCATCGACTGGTGAAATTACTGTAAAGGGAGTGTTAAACTATGAAGATTTCAGGATTTATGATATGGAAGTTATAGCAACTGATCATGGGGACAACAGTTTATCAGCGCAATGTACCATAAAGATTCTGGTTGAAGACATGAATGACAACCACCCAGAAATATCTATTAAATCATTTCGTAGTCCAGTCAATGAAAACATAGAATTAGACACAGTGATAGCTGTAGtcagtgtcagtgataaagactCAGGTGACAATGGAGTAGTTGATGTTCATATTCCAGATAATATGCCTTTTAAACTGAGAGAATCCTCTGATAACTATTATGAATTAGTGGTGTCAGAGCCCTTAGACCGTGAGAAGGTTCCAGAATATGACATCACTTTCACTGTTACAGACAGAGGCTCTTCTCCTTTATCCGATAATGAAACTATGACTttagagctgctggatgttaaTGACAATGTCCCACAGTTCCCTCTGTCATTTTATACTATACGTGTGATGGAGAATAACGCACCTGGGGCCTTGCTCAGTTCACTCACTGCCTTTGACCCTGACCTCCATGAAAACCAGTATCTAGTTTACTTCATCCTGGAGAAGGAGATAGCCAACACCTCCATGTCCATGTTGTTCTCCATCAACCCAGAGAACGGCAATCTTTACGCACTGAAAACTTTTGACTATGAGATTGAGAAGGAGTTTCTTTTCCACATCGAGGCCAGAGACTCTGGCTCTCCTCCACTCAGCAGTAACGTGACTGTACACATCATTATCGTGGACCAGAACGACAACGCACCGGTTATTGTCTCTCCGTGGCGCGCGCACGGCTCTGTGGTGGAGGAAAAAATCCCCAGATCCACGGATAAAGGATCACTGGTTGCCAAAGTGATCGCTTTAGACACAGACTCTGTGCTCAACTCTCGGATTACCTACCAGTTTCTACAGGTGACTGACGCCACCTTGTTCAGTCTGGACCAATATAACGGAGAAATCCGGACTATGAGGATGTTCAGTTACAAAGATCCACGACACCAGAGAATGGTTGTTGTTGCCAAGGACAACGGGCAGCCTGCTCTCTCTGCTACAGTCACCATCAAACTGTCCACAATGGAGACTGCAGTTAAGGCCTACTCTGACATGACTGAGGTGCCTCTCGAGTATGACATCTTCTCAGACCTGAACCTGTATTTGGTGATCGGTCTGGGCTCTGTGTCATTTCTCCTGCTGATCACCGTATTGGTCACCATCGTGCTCAAGTGTCAGAAACCTAAGAGCAGCAAAGCAGCTCCTCCCAGCAGGAACAGTGTGATCAGCGAGAGGAACTCCACCATCGCAGATTCCACTCTGGTCTCCAACGATGCCTACTGGTACAGTCTGTTTCTAGCAGAGACCAGGAAAGGAAAGATGGTGGTCAGACAGCCGGTGCCAAAGGGCTCCAGATACATCGTGTCCAGTATCCCAAGAGGAACAGGAATATCAGATACTAGTGACTCAGCAGCTTCTACTCTGCAG TATCCTAAATGA
- the LOC131472381 gene encoding protocadherin alpha-C2-like — protein MNTVSTVTHYSVPEEMEEGSVVANLASDLGLDVKNLNKRKMRIDAVGNKKYLDINKDTGELFILERIDRELCPLKTTTSCFLKLDATIENPIRMFNIEVEIMDINDNAPHFRRGTMHLDISESSPIGERFSLNNAADPDVGANSVNNYHLSSSEHFSIEIQTGRDGTKFADLILKKALDREQQGVHNLILTAVDGGVPTRTGTASIIVRVLDVNDNAPTFDKDKYVVRVMENSPIGSLVIKLNATDSDEGSNSDIVYSYSLYTSEKTQDMFNLNPENGEIRVKEMINYEDIKLYEMEVIASDKGQNSLSGQCKLTIQVTDMNDNHPEISIKSFHSPIKENEPVDTVIAVVSISDKDSGDNGIVDVHIPDNMPFKLRESSDNYYELVVSEPLDREKVPEYDITFTVTDRGSPPLSDNETMTLELLDVNDNVPQFPLSFYTIRVMENNAPGALLSSLTAFDPDLHENQYLVYFILEKEIANTSMSMLFSINPENGNLYALKTFDYEIEKEFLFHIEARDSGSPPLSSNVTVHIIIVDQNDNAPVIVSPWRAHGSVVEEKIPRSTDKGSLVAKVIALDTDSVHNSRITYQFLQVTDATLFSLDQYNGEIRTMRMFSYKDPRHQRMVVVAKDNGEPALSATVTIKLSTMETAVKAYSDMTEVPLEYDIFSDLNLYLVIGLGSVSFLLLITILVTIVLKCQTPKSSKAAPPSRNSVISERNSTIADSTLVSNDAYWYSLFLAETRKGKMVVRQPVPKGSRYIVSSIPRGTGISDTSDSAASTLQVWGNMFFLFMYST, from the coding sequence ATGAACACGGTATCCACCGTCACCCATTATTCTGTGCCCGAAGAAATGGAGGAAGGCTCTGTCGTTGCTAATTTAGCATCTGATCTGGGTTTAGATGTAAAGAatctgaacaaaagaaaaatgcgCATAGACGCCGTGGGCAACAAAAAATATCTGGACATAAACAAAGACACGGGAGAACTGTTTATATTAGAAAGGATAGACAGGGAATTGTgtccactgaaaacaactacGTCTTGCTTTCTTAAATTAGACGCAACGATTGAAAATCCGATACGGATGTTCAATATTGAAGTCGAAATCATGGACATTAATGATAACGCTCCTCATTTCCGACGAGGGACGATGCACCTGGACATCTCTGAGTCAAGCCCCATCGGAGAGAGATTCTCACTGAATAACGCTGCGGATCCAGATGTTGGAGCAAACTCCGTGAATAATTATCACCTGAGCTCAAGTGAACATTTCTCTATTGAAATTCAGACCGGGAGAGATGGGACAAAGTTTGCTGATTTGATACTTAAAAAAGCTTtagacagagagcagcagggAGTTCATAATTTAATCCTGACTGCTGTGGACGGTGGAGTCCCCACGCGCACAGGTACAGCCAGCATCATTGTTCGTGTGCTTGATGTGAATGACAACGCCCCTACATTTGACAAAGACAAATATGTCGTACGTGTGATGGAAAACTCCCCAATTGGAAGTCTAGTAATCAAACTAAACGCTACTGATTCAGATGAAGGATCTAATTCTGATATTGTTTATTCATATAGTTTGTATAcatcagagaaaacacaagataTGTTTAACCTCAATCCAGAAAATGGTGAAATTAGAGTAAAGGAGATGATTAATTATGAAGATATTAAACTTTATGAAATGGAGGTTATTGCCAGTGATAAAGGACAGAATTCCTTATCTGGTCAATGTAAACTGACAATACAAGTGACAGATATGAATGATAATCATCCAGAAATCTCCATCAAATCATTTCATAGTCCAATCAAAGAAAATGAACCAGTAGACACAGTGATAGCTGTAGTTAGTATCAGTGATAAAGACTCAGGTGACAATGGAATAGTTGATGTTCATATTCCAGATAATATGCCTTTCAAACTGAGAGAATCCTCTGATAACTATTATGAATTAGTGGTGTCAGAGCCCTTAGACCGTGAGAAGGTTCCAGAATATGACATCACTTTCACTGTTACAGACAGAGGCTCTCCTCCTTTATCTGACAATGAAACTATGACTttagagctgctggatgttaaTGACAATGTCCCACAGTTCCCTCTGTCATTTTATACTATACGTGTGATGGAGAATAACGCACCTGGGGCCTTGCTCAGTTCACTCACTGCCTTTGACCCTGACCTCCATGAAAACCAGTATCTAGTTTACTTCATCCTGGAGAAGGAGATAGCCAACACCTCCATGTCCATGTTGTTCTCCATCAACCCAGAGAACGGTAATCTTTACGCACTGAAAACTTTTGACTATGAGATCGAGAAGGAGTTTCTTTTCCACATCGAGGCCAGAGACTCTGGCTCTCCTCCACTCAGCAGTAACGTGACTGTACACATCATTATCGTGGACCAGAACGACAACGCACCGGTTATTGTTTCTCCGTGGCGCGCGcatggctcagtggtagaggaAAAGATCCCCAGATCCACTGATAAAGGATCACTGGTTGCCAAAGTGATCGCTTTAGACACAGACTCTGTGCACAACTCTCGGATTACCTACCAGTTTCTACAGGTGACTGACGCCACCTTGTTCAGTCTGGACCAATATAACGGAGAAATCCGGACTATGAGGATGTTCAGTTACAAAGATCCACGCCACCAGAGAATGGTTGTTGTTGCCAAGGACAATGGGGAGCCTGCTCTCTCTGCTACAGTCACCATCAAACTGTCCACAATGGAGACTGCAGTTAAGGCCTACTCTGACATGACTGAGGTGCCTCTGGAGTATGACATCTTCTCAGACCTGAACCTGTATTTGGTGATCGGTCTGGGTTCTGTGTCATTTCTCCTGCTGATCACCATATTGGTCACCATCGTGCTCAAGTGTCAGACACCTAAGAGCAGCAAAGCAGCTCCTCCCAGCAGGAACAGTGTGATCAGTGAGAGGAACTCCACCATCGCAGATTCCACTCTGGTGTCCAACGATGCCTACTGGTACAGTCTGTTTCTAGCAGAGACCAGGAAAGGAAAGATGGTGGTCAGACAGCCGGTGCCAAAGGGCTCGAGATACATCGTGTCCAGTATCCCAAGAGGAACAGGAATATCAGATACTAGTGACTCAGCAGCTTCTACTCTGCAGGTATGGGGGaatatgtttttcctttttatgtaTTCTACATAA